A genomic stretch from Actinomadura rubteroloni includes:
- a CDS encoding RNA-guided endonuclease InsQ/TnpB family protein: MSRYRLTPTPVQTPGLLEHCAHARLVWNLCVEQQSLYRPGRGRMPGFAERCRQLTQAREAFGWLRDGSVIVQQQAVKDHSQAMANFFAGTHCLPTWRKAGRDEGFRIVHAKPGDVRRVSRNVGQVRIPKIGWVRFRWSRAVPEEAKSYRVTRDRAGRWHVAFAVAPKPVPAPGTGEVVGVDRGVAVSAALSTGTLLRSPGLTETERQRLSRFERRLARAARGSRRRGRIRLAMARLKARETDRRRDFVEKASTDLARGFDVIAVENLDIRAMTRSAAGTVERPGRGVRRKARLNRVVLAQGWGRLVARLEHKAPGRVVKVKAAYTSRTCNVCKHVAAESRESQARFVCVACGHRANADVNAARNIRDGTAAGHAVAARGRPGMPGRTNREPQLTAP; encoded by the coding sequence GTGTCCCGCTACCGTCTGACGCCTACGCCCGTCCAGACGCCGGGGCTGCTGGAACATTGCGCACACGCCCGGCTGGTGTGGAACCTTTGCGTGGAACAGCAGTCGCTGTACCGGCCGGGGCGCGGCCGGATGCCGGGCTTCGCCGAGCGATGCCGTCAGCTCACCCAGGCCAGGGAGGCGTTCGGGTGGCTGCGCGACGGTTCGGTGATCGTGCAGCAGCAGGCCGTCAAGGATCATTCCCAGGCGATGGCGAACTTCTTCGCCGGCACCCACTGCCTCCCGACATGGCGGAAGGCCGGTCGCGACGAAGGCTTCCGCATCGTCCACGCCAAGCCCGGAGATGTTCGCCGGGTGTCGCGGAATGTCGGTCAGGTGCGGATTCCCAAGATCGGCTGGGTGCGGTTCCGCTGGTCCCGGGCGGTGCCCGAGGAAGCGAAATCGTACCGGGTGACCCGGGACCGGGCCGGCCGGTGGCATGTGGCGTTCGCCGTGGCGCCGAAACCGGTGCCCGCGCCCGGAACGGGTGAGGTCGTAGGGGTGGATCGGGGCGTGGCGGTGTCCGCCGCCCTGTCCACCGGCACGTTGCTGCGCTCGCCCGGGTTGACCGAGACCGAGCGCCAACGGCTGTCCAGGTTCGAGCGCAGACTCGCACGGGCCGCACGGGGGTCCAGGCGGCGCGGCCGTATCAGGCTCGCGATGGCGAGGCTGAAGGCGCGGGAGACCGACCGGCGCAGGGACTTCGTGGAGAAGGCGAGCACCGACCTGGCCCGCGGTTTCGATGTGATCGCCGTGGAGAATCTCGACATCCGTGCCATGACCCGGTCCGCCGCGGGCACGGTCGAGCGGCCGGGGCGCGGGGTACGGCGGAAGGCCCGGCTGAACCGGGTCGTCCTCGCGCAGGGGTGGGGTCGGCTCGTGGCCAGGCTGGAGCACAAGGCCCCCGGCCGGGTCGTCAAGGTCAAGGCTGCGTACACGTCGCGGACCTGCAACGTCTGCAAGCACGTCGCCGCCGAGTCGCGTGAGAGCCAAGCGCGATTCGTCTGCGTCGCCTGCGGGCACCGGGCCAATGCCGACGTCAACGCCGCACGCAACATCCGTGACGGAACCGCCGCAGGGCATGCGGTGGCTGCGCGGGGACGCCCGGGAATGCCTGGGCGGACGAACCGCGAACCTCAACTCACCGCTCCCTAG
- the cysC gene encoding adenylyl-sulfate kinase, with protein MTAEAGLPDTLRDLPAWTPGPVELADLELLLAGVYAPLTGFLGAFDAAMVIAGGRLADGTPWPVPVTLTVPAELAGHARLVLQDPEGVPLAVLAVAESWQDPTSGAHCLAGPVEALRAPAHGPFHRMRRRPDELEPVEGPLLAVATREPLHRKQLGQIRQVAERLGASVLVLPLLGGQHDEALVRALLAVRRDLPEGTRIVPLPLPERSPAERDVRLRSHVAAAYGATHLLADLDVEGTAVPVVVPEPWGYDADVEVWRPVARIDPDHVQAELTAERLGELLDRGEPVPDWFTPPAVAAELAVARPPKHLRGLTVFFTGLSGSGKSTVARGLADALVERDGRNVTLLDGDVVRRLLSAGLTFSRADRDLNVRRIGYVASEVTRHGGVAICAPIAPYAATRAEVRAMVEAVGDFLLVHVATPLEECERRDRKGLYAKARAGLIPEFTGISDPYEAPSDASLTLDTTGLTADEAVERVLALLVEGGWVRP; from the coding sequence GTGACCGCCGAAGCCGGCCTGCCCGACACGCTGCGCGACCTGCCCGCCTGGACCCCGGGGCCGGTGGAGCTGGCCGATCTGGAACTGCTGCTCGCGGGGGTGTACGCGCCGCTCACCGGGTTCCTCGGCGCGTTCGACGCCGCGATGGTCATCGCGGGCGGACGGCTGGCGGACGGGACGCCGTGGCCGGTGCCGGTCACGCTGACCGTCCCGGCAGAGCTGGCCGGGCATGCGCGGCTCGTCCTGCAAGACCCCGAAGGGGTGCCGTTGGCGGTGTTGGCCGTCGCCGAGTCCTGGCAGGACCCGACGTCGGGGGCGCACTGTCTGGCCGGCCCGGTCGAGGCCCTGCGCGCCCCGGCGCACGGACCGTTCCACCGGATGCGGCGCCGTCCGGACGAGCTGGAGCCCGTCGAAGGCCCGCTGCTCGCCGTCGCCACCCGCGAGCCGCTGCACCGCAAGCAGCTCGGGCAGATCCGGCAGGTGGCCGAGCGGCTGGGGGCGTCGGTGCTCGTCCTGCCGCTGCTCGGCGGGCAGCACGACGAGGCGCTGGTGCGGGCGCTGCTGGCCGTCCGGCGCGACCTTCCGGAGGGGACGCGGATCGTCCCGCTGCCGCTGCCCGAGCGCTCCCCCGCCGAGCGCGACGTGCGGCTGCGCTCCCACGTCGCCGCCGCGTACGGCGCGACCCACCTGCTGGCCGACCTCGACGTGGAGGGCACCGCCGTCCCGGTCGTCGTGCCCGAGCCGTGGGGGTACGACGCGGACGTCGAGGTGTGGCGGCCCGTCGCGCGCATCGACCCCGACCACGTCCAGGCGGAGCTGACGGCCGAGCGGCTCGGCGAGCTGCTGGACCGGGGCGAGCCCGTCCCGGACTGGTTCACGCCGCCCGCCGTCGCCGCCGAACTCGCGGTGGCCCGGCCGCCCAAGCACCTGCGCGGCCTCACGGTGTTCTTCACCGGCCTGTCGGGGTCGGGCAAGTCGACCGTCGCGCGGGGGCTCGCGGACGCCCTGGTCGAGCGGGACGGCCGCAACGTCACGCTGCTGGACGGCGACGTCGTCCGGCGCCTGCTGTCGGCGGGCCTGACGTTCTCGCGCGCCGACCGGGACCTGAACGTCCGCCGGATCGGTTATGTCGCGTCCGAGGTCACCCGGCACGGCGGCGTCGCGATCTGCGCTCCGATCGCGCCGTACGCGGCGACCCGTGCGGAGGTCCGCGCAATGGTCGAGGCCGTGGGCGACTTCCTGCTCGTCCATGTGGCGACGCCGCTGGAGGAGTGCGAGCGGCGCGACCGCAAGGGTCTTTACGCCAAGGCGCGTGCCGGGCTGATCCCGGAGTTCACCGGCATCTCCGACCCGTACGAAGCCCCGTCGGACGCGTCCCTCACGCTGGACACGACCGGGCTGACCGCCGACGAGGCCGTGGAGCGCGTCCTCGCGCTGCTCGTGGAGGGCGGCTGGGTCCGTCCGTGA
- the mfd gene encoding transcription-repair coupling factor, whose protein sequence is MTLSGLVDVACSDPGLSRALADVRTDREIVAPPALWPVLAAALARSAGDGVVLAVTAGGREAEDLAAALTSLLEPGRVAHFPSWETLPHEKLSPRSDTVGQRLAVLRRLARPDAPDLADDDEGRGGTLDVVVTPVRAVLQPIVAGLADLEPVRLRAGDAADLDDTVRRLVDAGYHRVDLVEKRGEIAVRGGILDVFPPTEEHPLRVEFWGDDVEEIRYFKAADQRSLEVARGGLWAPPCRELPLTPDVRERARSLAEEHPALAEVLGRIADGDTVEGMEAFSPVLAERMELLTDLLPKGSVLLVCEPERIRTRAAELVRTSQEFLEASWVNAAAGGAAPIDLGAAAFRTLEDVQLHDEALGLPRWTATTLTPGEDALRLGVQPAEAYRGDTERVMPDLKGWMDGGWRVVLVTQGAGPAGRLAQLIGEAGIGSTLAEVHAEPRPSVVTVTTGLLEHGFVWESRKLAVLTETDLTGQRSSTKDARRMPSRRRGGVDPLRLQVGDYVVHEQHGVGRYVEMVSRTVQGATREYLILEYARGDRLFVPTDQLEELTRYVGGEAPSLHRLGGAEWQKAKSRARKAVRQIAGELIRLYSARMASPGHAFSPDTPWQRELEDAFPYTETPDQLAAIDEVKADMERPVPMDRLICGDVGYGKTEIAVRAAFKAVQDGSQVAVLVPTTLLVQQHLSTFAERFGAFPVTVKPISRFQTDAEINETLRGLADGSVDVVVGTHRILSAQTKFKNLGLVIIDEEQRFGVEHKEELKRLRTQVDVLAMSATPIPRTLEMGLTGIREMSTILTPPEERHPVLTFVGPYEDKQIAAAIRRELLREGQVFFVHNRVRSIDRVAANLAQLVPEARIGVAHGQMNEHELEKVMVDFWEKNYDVLVATTIVESGLDVPNANTLIVDRADMYGLSQLHQLRGRVGRGRERAYSYFLYPPEAPLTETAHERLSTLAQHTEIGAGMYVAMKDLEIRGAGNILGAEQSGHVAGVGFDLYVRMVGEAVRDLKEGGGVAEMPDTKVELPVDAHLPHEYVPGERLRLDAYRRIAAITSDDEIGEVHDELKDRFGPPPVPVLNLLEVARFRALARRAGLTEVALQGTFVKFAPVDLPESRQVRLQRLYPKSLLKTTANTLLVPAPKTAPLGGRPLRDQELLAWATDLVQALFLEPARA, encoded by the coding sequence ATGACGCTTTCTGGACTGGTTGACGTCGCGTGCTCCGACCCCGGGCTGAGCCGCGCCCTGGCGGACGTTCGGACCGACCGTGAGATCGTCGCGCCCCCGGCGCTGTGGCCGGTGCTGGCGGCGGCGCTGGCGCGCTCGGCGGGGGACGGGGTCGTCCTCGCCGTCACCGCGGGCGGACGCGAGGCCGAGGATCTGGCCGCCGCGCTGACGAGCCTGCTCGAACCGGGCCGCGTCGCGCACTTCCCGTCGTGGGAGACGCTGCCGCACGAGAAGCTGTCGCCCCGCTCGGACACGGTCGGCCAGCGGCTCGCGGTGTTGCGCAGGCTCGCGCGCCCCGACGCCCCCGACCTCGCCGACGACGACGAAGGACGCGGCGGCACGCTGGACGTCGTCGTGACGCCCGTCCGCGCGGTCCTCCAGCCGATCGTCGCGGGCCTGGCCGACCTGGAGCCGGTCCGGCTGCGCGCGGGCGACGCCGCCGACCTGGACGACACCGTCCGCCGTCTCGTGGACGCCGGGTACCACCGCGTCGACCTCGTGGAGAAGCGCGGCGAGATCGCGGTGCGCGGCGGCATCCTCGACGTGTTCCCGCCCACCGAGGAGCACCCGCTGCGGGTGGAGTTCTGGGGCGACGACGTCGAGGAGATCCGCTACTTCAAGGCCGCCGACCAGCGGTCGCTGGAAGTGGCGCGCGGCGGGCTGTGGGCGCCGCCGTGCCGCGAGCTGCCGCTGACGCCCGACGTCCGCGAGCGCGCCCGGAGCCTCGCCGAGGAGCACCCGGCGCTCGCCGAGGTCCTCGGCCGCATCGCCGACGGGGACACGGTCGAGGGGATGGAGGCGTTCTCGCCCGTCCTCGCCGAGCGCATGGAACTGCTCACCGACCTGCTGCCGAAGGGCTCGGTGCTGCTGGTCTGCGAGCCCGAGCGGATCCGGACGCGCGCCGCCGAACTCGTCCGCACCAGCCAGGAGTTCCTGGAGGCGAGCTGGGTCAACGCGGCGGCGGGCGGCGCCGCCCCGATCGACCTCGGCGCGGCGGCGTTCCGGACCCTGGAGGACGTGCAGCTCCACGACGAGGCCCTCGGCCTGCCGCGCTGGACGGCCACGACCCTCACCCCCGGCGAGGACGCGCTGCGCCTCGGCGTCCAGCCCGCCGAGGCCTACCGGGGCGACACCGAACGCGTCATGCCCGACCTCAAGGGCTGGATGGACGGCGGCTGGCGCGTCGTGCTCGTCACGCAGGGCGCCGGCCCGGCCGGACGGCTCGCCCAGCTCATCGGCGAGGCCGGGATCGGCTCGACGCTCGCCGAGGTCCACGCCGAGCCGCGCCCGTCCGTCGTGACGGTGACGACCGGGCTGCTGGAGCACGGGTTCGTCTGGGAGTCGCGCAAGCTCGCCGTCCTCACCGAGACCGACCTCACGGGCCAGCGGTCGTCCACCAAGGACGCGCGGCGGATGCCGTCCCGGCGGCGCGGCGGGGTCGACCCGCTGCGGCTCCAGGTGGGGGACTACGTCGTCCACGAGCAGCACGGCGTCGGCCGGTACGTCGAGATGGTCAGCCGGACGGTCCAGGGCGCGACCCGCGAGTACCTGATCCTGGAGTACGCGCGCGGCGACCGGCTGTTCGTCCCGACCGACCAGCTCGAAGAGCTCACCCGCTACGTCGGCGGCGAGGCGCCCAGCCTGCACCGGCTCGGCGGCGCGGAGTGGCAGAAGGCCAAGTCGCGGGCGCGCAAGGCCGTCCGGCAGATCGCGGGCGAGCTGATCCGGCTGTACTCGGCGCGGATGGCGAGCCCCGGGCACGCGTTCTCGCCGGACACGCCGTGGCAGCGGGAGCTGGAGGACGCGTTCCCCTACACCGAGACGCCCGACCAGCTCGCCGCGATCGACGAGGTCAAGGCCGACATGGAGCGGCCCGTCCCGATGGACCGGCTGATCTGCGGCGACGTCGGCTACGGCAAGACCGAGATCGCGGTGCGGGCGGCGTTCAAGGCCGTCCAGGACGGGTCGCAGGTCGCGGTGCTCGTCCCGACGACGCTGCTCGTCCAGCAGCACCTGTCGACGTTCGCCGAGCGGTTCGGCGCGTTCCCGGTGACGGTGAAGCCGATCAGCCGGTTCCAGACCGACGCCGAGATCAACGAGACCCTGCGCGGCCTGGCCGACGGGTCGGTGGACGTCGTCGTCGGCACCCACCGCATCCTGTCGGCGCAGACGAAGTTCAAGAACCTCGGCCTGGTGATCATCGACGAGGAGCAGCGGTTCGGCGTCGAGCACAAGGAGGAGCTGAAGCGGCTCCGCACGCAGGTGGACGTGCTGGCGATGTCCGCGACGCCGATCCCCCGGACGCTGGAGATGGGCCTGACGGGCATCCGCGAGATGTCCACGATCCTGACCCCGCCCGAGGAGCGGCACCCGGTCCTGACGTTCGTCGGGCCGTACGAGGACAAGCAGATCGCCGCCGCGATCCGCCGCGAGCTGCTCCGCGAGGGGCAGGTCTTCTTCGTCCACAACCGGGTGCGGTCGATCGACCGGGTCGCGGCGAACCTCGCGCAGCTCGTCCCGGAGGCGCGGATCGGCGTCGCGCACGGCCAGATGAACGAGCATGAGCTGGAAAAGGTCATGGTCGACTTCTGGGAGAAGAACTACGACGTCCTGGTCGCGACGACGATCGTGGAATCGGGCCTGGACGTACCGAACGCCAACACCCTCATCGTGGACCGCGCCGACATGTACGGGCTGTCGCAGCTCCACCAGCTCCGCGGACGCGTCGGACGCGGCCGGGAGCGCGCCTACTCCTACTTCCTGTACCCGCCCGAGGCTCCGCTGACCGAGACCGCGCACGAGCGGCTCTCGACGCTGGCGCAGCACACCGAGATCGGCGCGGGCATGTACGTCGCGATGAAGGACCTGGAGATCCGGGGCGCGGGCAACATCCTCGGCGCGGAGCAGTCCGGGCACGTCGCGGGCGTCGGGTTCGACCTGTACGTCCGGATGGTCGGGGAGGCCGTCCGGGACCTCAAGGAGGGCGGCGGCGTCGCCGAGATGCCCGACACCAAGGTCGAGCTGCCGGTGGACGCGCACCTGCCGCACGAGTACGTCCCCGGCGAGCGGCTGCGGCTGGACGCCTACCGCCGCATCGCCGCGATCACCTCCGACGACGAGATCGGCGAGGTGCACGACGAGCTGAAGGACCGGTTCGGGCCGCCGCCCGTCCCGGTGCTCAACCTGCTGGAGGTCGCGCGGTTCCGGGCGCTGGCGCGGCGCGCGGGGCTCACCGAGGTCGCGCTCCAGGGGACGTTCGTCAAGTTCGCCCCGGTCGACCTGCCCGAGTCCCGCCAGGTGCGGCTCCAGCGCCTCTACCCCAAGAGCCTGCTGAAGACCACGGCGAACACGCTGCTCGTCCCGGCGCCGAAGACCGCGCCGCTCGGCGGGCGCCCGCTGCGCGACCAGGAGCTGCTGGCGTGGGCGACCGACCTCGTCCAAGCGCTGTTCCTGGAACCCGCGCGGGCCTAG
- a CDS encoding Wzz/FepE/Etk N-terminal domain-containing protein: protein MDSSSRPDAIEITDYPALLRRRWRLILIAAAVGLAAAFALVLVSPKTYTSQASVQVTATGAEDTAAATSKNGTTNLDTEAQIVKSTEVATRAQQILKSAANPRALAARVTITVPPNSTILNIAFDGPSPTAARDGAHAFAQAYLDNRAATASDKLGNDVKTATDRITKLAEKLQNVNALIRSTTRGTASHTNALNQQRLITGEIQALNQRLAQANIKASNITPGSIITGASTPDTASNPNPRLYLPAGLMAGLLIGLVLAVVRDRTDKHIRRPQDIERLTGLPVLLTTPGGRRARPLGLQSGRSRVGQSFNQLAHLIAATLGHGHHVILVAGAERGNGPGVVAANLAAAFARTESNVLLVCANLDSTTAADIVGVPQGEGLAEVLLQRTDAEKVVRRAPEIKQLRVLTCGLDIDHASELLQRNTMERLIDRIRQTAKYTIVETSATSVNADAQALADVADGAVIVVEIPLTRYDHVAVGLRQLDRMGTAVLGAVGIGVQKDVAAATAPPNRSAATVAARHRADEADEPLVGPAARNRTGDAEDADEPRTARGRRRGTPVVHEGTSRTASPRFARPGTASEDGVPIADVTVGETSEPPGRFENGDTIRFRASDVLNASRADDEEKDAAPRAEKKDEDEPEAADPVPLPKLREIPRHGSPNGTIPDRMRRR, encoded by the coding sequence ATGGACTCATCGTCCCGGCCGGACGCGATCGAGATCACCGACTACCCGGCGCTGCTGCGGCGGCGCTGGCGGCTCATCCTGATCGCCGCCGCCGTCGGCCTGGCGGCGGCGTTCGCGCTCGTCCTTGTGTCCCCGAAGACCTACACCTCCCAGGCGTCGGTGCAGGTCACCGCCACGGGCGCCGAGGACACCGCGGCGGCCACGAGCAAGAACGGGACGACCAACCTCGACACCGAGGCGCAGATCGTCAAGTCCACCGAGGTCGCCACCCGGGCCCAGCAGATCCTGAAGTCGGCGGCGAACCCGCGCGCCCTCGCCGCGCGGGTCACGATCACCGTCCCGCCGAACTCGACCATCCTCAACATCGCGTTCGACGGGCCGTCGCCGACGGCCGCGCGGGACGGCGCCCACGCGTTCGCGCAGGCCTACCTGGACAACCGCGCCGCCACGGCGAGCGACAAGCTCGGCAACGACGTCAAGACCGCGACCGACCGGATCACCAAGCTCGCCGAGAAGCTCCAGAACGTCAACGCGCTGATCCGCAGCACCACGCGCGGCACCGCGTCGCACACCAACGCGCTGAACCAGCAGCGGCTCATCACCGGTGAGATCCAGGCGCTCAACCAGCGGCTCGCGCAGGCGAACATCAAAGCGTCCAACATCACCCCCGGCTCGATCATCACCGGGGCGTCGACGCCGGACACCGCGTCCAACCCGAACCCGCGGCTGTACCTGCCGGCCGGGCTGATGGCGGGGCTGCTCATCGGGCTCGTCCTCGCGGTCGTCCGGGACCGCACCGACAAGCACATCCGCCGGCCGCAGGACATCGAGCGGCTGACGGGCCTGCCGGTCCTGCTCACGACCCCGGGCGGGCGCCGGGCCCGGCCGCTCGGCCTCCAGTCCGGACGCAGCCGGGTCGGGCAGAGCTTCAACCAGCTCGCGCACCTCATCGCCGCGACGCTCGGGCACGGCCACCACGTCATCCTGGTCGCGGGCGCCGAGCGCGGGAACGGCCCCGGCGTCGTCGCGGCCAACCTCGCGGCGGCGTTCGCGCGCACCGAGTCCAACGTGCTGCTGGTCTGCGCGAACCTGGACTCCACGACCGCCGCCGACATCGTCGGCGTCCCGCAGGGCGAGGGCCTGGCCGAGGTGCTGCTGCAGCGGACCGACGCCGAGAAGGTCGTCCGGCGCGCCCCCGAGATCAAGCAGCTCCGGGTGCTGACCTGCGGGCTCGACATCGACCACGCGTCGGAGCTGCTGCAGCGCAACACGATGGAACGGCTGATCGACCGGATCCGGCAGACGGCCAAGTACACGATCGTCGAGACGTCGGCGACCTCGGTCAACGCCGACGCGCAGGCCCTCGCGGACGTCGCGGACGGCGCGGTGATCGTCGTCGAGATACCGCTGACCCGCTACGACCACGTCGCCGTCGGCCTGCGGCAGCTCGACCGGATGGGCACCGCCGTGCTCGGCGCCGTCGGAATCGGCGTGCAGAAGGACGTCGCCGCCGCCACCGCCCCGCCGAACCGGTCCGCCGCGACCGTCGCGGCGCGGCACCGGGCGGACGAGGCGGACGAGCCGCTGGTCGGCCCGGCCGCCCGGAACCGGACCGGCGACGCCGAGGACGCCGACGAGCCGCGCACCGCGCGGGGCCGCCGGCGCGGGACGCCCGTCGTCCATGAGGGCACCTCCCGCACCGCCTCGCCGCGGTTCGCGCGGCCCGGCACCGCCTCCGAGGACGGTGTGCCCATCGCGGACGTGACGGTCGGCGAGACCAGCGAGCCCCCCGGACGGTTCGAGAACGGCGACACGATCCGGTTCCGCGCCTCCGACGTCCTCAACGCGTCCCGCGCCGACGACGAGGAGAAGGACGCCGCGCCGCGCGCCGAGAAGAAGGACGAGGACGAGCCGGAGGCCGCCGACCCCGTCCCGCTCCCCAAGCTCCGGGAGATCCCGCGGCACGGTTCGCCCAACGGAACGATCCCCGACCGCATGCGGCGCCGTTAG
- a CDS encoding sulfite exporter TauE/SafE family protein, with protein sequence MDFDWTMALGSFCVAIVVGLTGMGGGALMTPMLVTFFGVSPLAAVSSDLVAAAVMKPVGSFVHYRQGTIDLRLVGWLCAGSVPAAFSGVLVARALGDGSGVEHFIQIAMGTALLLAAAGLVVRGIQSRRRDAALDGAEPGPVVVRPIPTLLVGVVGGLVVGITSVGSGSLIIVALLALYPALRANQLVGTDLLQAVPLVFSAALGHLLFGDFRMEVTAALLVGSVPGVYLGSKISSRAPGGLIRRFLAFVLVVSALKMFGLGVTQLAWAMVALAAISTAVWLTTRHRTTARAPEPEAAPVRLADIGQAQK encoded by the coding sequence ATGGACTTCGATTGGACGATGGCGCTCGGGTCGTTCTGCGTCGCCATCGTCGTCGGGCTGACCGGGATGGGCGGCGGCGCGCTCATGACCCCGATGCTGGTCACGTTCTTCGGCGTGAGCCCGCTGGCCGCCGTGTCCAGCGACCTCGTCGCCGCCGCCGTGATGAAGCCCGTCGGCAGCTTCGTCCACTACCGGCAGGGGACGATCGACCTGCGGCTCGTCGGGTGGCTGTGCGCCGGATCGGTGCCCGCCGCGTTCAGCGGCGTCCTCGTCGCGCGGGCGCTCGGGGACGGCTCCGGCGTCGAGCACTTCATCCAGATCGCGATGGGCACCGCCCTTCTCCTGGCCGCCGCCGGGCTCGTCGTGCGCGGGATCCAGTCCCGCAGACGCGACGCGGCGCTGGACGGCGCGGAACCCGGTCCCGTCGTCGTCCGGCCCATTCCGACGCTGCTAGTCGGCGTCGTCGGCGGGCTCGTCGTCGGGATCACCTCGGTCGGCTCCGGCTCACTGATCATCGTGGCGCTGCTCGCGCTCTACCCGGCGCTGCGCGCCAACCAGCTCGTCGGCACCGACCTCCTCCAGGCCGTCCCGCTCGTCTTCTCCGCCGCCCTCGGCCACCTGCTGTTCGGCGACTTCCGCATGGAGGTCACCGCCGCGCTGCTCGTCGGCTCGGTCCCCGGCGTCTACCTCGGCTCCAAGATCTCCTCCCGCGCGCCGGGCGGCCTGATCCGCCGCTTCCTGGCCTTCGTCCTGGTCGTGTCGGCCCTCAAGATGTTCGGCCTCGGCGTGACGCAGCTCGCCTGGGCGATGGTCGCCCTCGCCGCCATCAGCACCGCCGTCTGGCTCACCACCCGCCACCGCACCACCGCCCGCGCCCCCGAGCCGGAGGCGGCGCCCGTCCGGCTGGCCGATATCGGGCAGGCGCAGAAATAG
- a CDS encoding class I SAM-dependent methyltransferase, with product MTELRSDSDGDLFSERARQYAAERPLARLHILEAGCGWGAGLGLDGRADGTEHQVTGIDLDTPATRAHLRTRADLTAWHLGDLRTVPLPPRAFDIVHAPYLIERVPHAELVLDRFVAALKPGGLLLLRLRDRDSALGFLDRRLLGLAARLPGRPGTAPPPAGAYERVASRQGVQWYCVMRGLMIAEERTSRDALTSLGAATAPLAALCRTVAACSRGRLTAAHTDVSLVIRKPENRYARLL from the coding sequence GTGACGGAACTCCGATCGGACAGCGACGGCGACCTGTTCTCCGAACGCGCCCGCCAGTACGCCGCCGAACGGCCGCTGGCCCGGCTGCACATCCTGGAGGCGGGCTGCGGCTGGGGCGCCGGGCTCGGCCTGGACGGGCGGGCGGACGGCACGGAACACCAGGTCACCGGCATCGACCTCGACACGCCCGCCACCCGCGCCCACCTGCGCACCCGCGCCGACCTCACCGCCTGGCACCTCGGCGACCTGCGGACGGTCCCGCTGCCGCCGCGCGCGTTCGACATCGTCCACGCCCCCTACCTGATCGAGCGCGTCCCGCACGCCGAACTCGTCCTGGACCGCTTCGTCGCCGCGCTGAAGCCCGGCGGCCTGCTCCTGCTGCGGCTGCGCGACCGCGACAGCGCGCTCGGCTTCCTGGACCGGCGGCTGCTCGGCCTCGCCGCCCGGCTCCCCGGCCGTCCCGGCACCGCGCCGCCGCCCGCCGGAGCCTACGAGCGCGTCGCGTCCCGGCAGGGCGTCCAGTGGTACTGCGTGATGCGCGGCCTCATGATCGCCGAGGAGCGCACGTCCCGCGACGCCCTCACGTCCCTCGGCGCCGCCACCGCCCCGCTCGCCGCCCTGTGCCGCACGGTCGCCGCCTGCTCCCGGGGCCGCCTCACCGCCGCCCACACCGACGTCTCCCTCGTCATCCGCAAACCCGAGAACCGCTACGCCCGCCTGCTCTGA
- a CDS encoding DUF2306 domain-containing protein: MTTIEARTGRRTAGWWVLALSAVAIAVFAPLPYLGASLHRLSEDHDIAANYADRASWIQVVFYAHIVCGATALLLSPLQFAARLRAKAPRLHRICGRIVVGAIVLGGAAGLVLAPLNLAGPVGTAGFGMLAVLWAGFAVTAVRAIRRRDVAAHRRWAVRTFALTYAAVMLRLWLIVLVPLQFGVAEDTAFLRAYHVVPFLCWVPNLLVAEYFLRRRP; this comes from the coding sequence ATGACAACGATCGAGGCCCGGACCGGGCGTCGTACGGCGGGCTGGTGGGTGCTCGCCCTGAGCGCGGTGGCGATCGCGGTATTCGCCCCGCTGCCCTATCTGGGCGCGTCCCTGCACCGCCTCTCCGAGGACCACGACATCGCGGCGAATTACGCCGACCGCGCGTCGTGGATTCAGGTGGTCTTCTACGCGCACATCGTGTGCGGCGCGACGGCGCTGCTGCTTTCGCCGCTCCAGTTCGCGGCGCGGCTGCGGGCGAAAGCCCCGAGGCTGCACCGGATCTGCGGGCGGATCGTCGTCGGCGCCATCGTCCTCGGCGGGGCGGCGGGCCTCGTCCTCGCACCGCTCAACCTGGCCGGCCCGGTGGGGACGGCCGGGTTCGGAATGCTCGCGGTCCTGTGGGCGGGATTCGCCGTCACGGCCGTCCGGGCGATCAGGAGAAGGGACGTCGCGGCCCACCGGAGATGGGCGGTCCGGACGTTCGCCCTCACTTATGCGGCGGTCATGCTGAGGCTATGGCTGATCGTCCTCGTGCCGCTGCAATTCGGGGTCGCCGAGGACACGGCCTTTCTGCGGGCCTACCACGTCGTCCCGTTCCTGTGCTGGGTCCCCAATCTGCTGGTCGCCGAATACTTCCTCCGGCGCCGTCCATGA